In Mus musculus strain C57BL/6J chromosome 9, GRCm38.p6 C57BL/6J, one genomic interval encodes:
- the Fbxl2 gene encoding F-box/LRR-repeat protein 2 isoform X2: MVFSNSDDGLINKKLPKELLLRIFSFLDIVTLCRCAQISKAWNILALDGSNWQRVDLFNFQTDVEGRVVENISKRCGGFLRKLSLRGCIGVGDSSLKTFAQNCRNIEHLNLNGCTKITDSTCYSLSRFCSKLKHLDLTSCVSVTNSSLKGISEGCRNLEYLNLSWCDQITKEGIEALVRGCRGLKALLLRGCTQLEDEALKHIQNHCHELVSLNLQSCSRITDDGVVQICRGCHRLQALCLSGCSNLTDASLTALGLNCPRLQVLEAARCSHLTDAGFTLLARNCHELEKMDLEECVLAPSGTRSKAKEQ; this comes from the exons aATATTCTCCTTCTTGGACATCGTAACTCTATGCCGATGTGCACAGATCTCCAAG GCCTGGAACATCTTAGCCCTGGATGGCAGCAACTGGCAACGGGTGGATCTTTTTAACTTCCAGACAGATGTAGAG GGCCGAGTGGTGGAAAACATCTCCAAGAGGTGCGGTGGCTTCCTTAGAAAGCTCAGCCTGCGTGGCTGCATCGGAGTCGGGGACTCCTCTTTGAA GACCTTTGCACAGAACTGCCGGAACATTGAACATTTAAACCTCAATGGCTGCACGAAAATCACTGACAG CACGTGTTACAGCCTTAGCAGATTCTGTTCCAAGCTGAAACACCTGGATCTCACGTCCTGCGTGTCTGTTACCAACAGCTCTTTAAAGGGCATCAG CGAGGGCTGCCGGAACCTGGAATATCTGAACCTCTCCTGGTGTGACCAGATCACAAAGGAAGGCATTGAGGCGCTGGTGCGGGGGTGCCGGGGTTTGAAAGCCCTGCTCCTGAGGGGTTGTACACAG TTAGAGGACGAAGCTCTGAAACACATTCAGAACCACTGCCACGAGCTGGTGAGCCTCAACCTGCAGTCCTGCTCA CGCATCACTGATGATGGCGTGGTGCAGATCTGCAGGGGCTGCCACCGGCTACAGGCTCTGTGCCTCTCGGGTTGTAGCAACCTTACGGATGCATCTCTCACAGCCTTGGGCCTGAACTGCCCCAGACTACA AGTTTTGGAGGCTGCCCGGTGCTCCCATCTGACCGACGCAGGCTTTACACTGCTAGCTCGG AATTGCCATGAGCTGGAGAAGATGGACCTTGAAGAATGTGTCCTG GCTCCCTCAGGCACCAGAAGCAAGGCCAAAGAGCAGTGA